The Thermosipho japonicus region AATTCTCTGTATTTATCCAATAATATATTCATGTTCTTTTTTACATCTTCTTTTGTTTGAGAATTAAGTAATAATTGTTGCTGATATAATAAAATCTTTTGCTTCATTTCACATAACAAAATTTCATCACTTAAATCCTCAAGAGTCCAATTATATTTACTTAAAATTTTACTTACTTGATTTAATGACTTTATAAATACATTATTCGTTACACTAACCAGCATAACGATAGCATGAGAAATCAATAGAGAGTATCCAAAAGTAAAGTGTTCGTTAAAAGCATTATCTCTATACAGAATAAAACTAATTTCAGCCAATGCCGCAAACAAAAGACTAACAAAAAGACCGGCTCTTTTGCGCAACATGTATGCAGAAACAAATAATACTATAGTCAAGACAACCTCAAAAATTGATTTATATCTTGTCGTGTTTGTAGTATAAAACATTTTTTGTGGAATAAACTTTGAAAGAAGTATAAATAAAAACGTTAGTAATATTGGAAAACACAAAAATTTTGTTGAAACTTGTTTGTTTGACCTTTGAAATTTGTAATCTAAAATTGCATACGAAAATGTCCCAAAAACAAAGAGAGTTCTAGCATAAATCCATAATTCAAAGGATATTTCCATCGTGTTAGTATAAAAACCCGAAAAAAATACAACATGAATAATTTCTAATAATGCTGCTCCAAAAAGAAAAAATCCATATATGACATAATGAATGTATTTAAGATTTTTTGGAAAAACAAGAAAATAGATAAATATAAGTAGGTAGGAAAATATTGTAATAAGTTCTACAATAAGAAGATTAACAAAATCAAAATGAATGCGGATGAATATAAAAGATAAAAAAAAGATTGTAATCCCTAACAAAAAATACTTAAGTAATTCTTTACCGTTTGGCATTTCAAACACCTCTATACTATGCTTATTAATCCTAACCTAATGCCTTAACAATACTTTATATCAAAAAATTGATAAAAATTCAATATTTATTATTGTAAAACTTTCTACGTTAATGTTTACTTTATTGTTATATAATATAAAAAAAACATGAAATTTATCAAAATCTAAAAACGCAATATAAATGGAATAAATCTTTAGCCTGCCATTAAACCTGTTTTTATGAACAATCCTTTATTTACCATTTTCAACTTGGAAAAATTATTCGCATCAAGTTGGAAATCGTTAATATACTCGACTAGGGCCTTAAAAACCAAAGTGTTTGATGACCAGATAAGAGTTACAATGAAAGTTTCAAAGCAGGAAGGTTACTGACAAACAAACAACTCCCATATTAAATGCATTATTCTTATTAACTTTCACTCCAAAAACATGCATTCATTCAGACTAATATTTTTTATCTTCGGTTCAATACTTTCAGTTAAATTTTAGGAAAAACTAAGAAAAAATAACTTGAATTATAATCAAAAATTCCACGAATATTCTTTTAATATTAAAAACAAGACTTCTAAGGCAAATGTCTTAGAAGTCTTGTTCTAATTAAATAATTTTTTGAAATTCTAAAACAGCTCTTTAATATTCATCTTTGAAACCTTTTTAGGTTCGATTATAGCTTTATCAGAAGTCATAATTACGACAATACCTGGTCCATGGCCTGTTTGTACACAATTTGAATGTACAACTACTCCAATAGACACTGCTCCTTTTCTAAAACCTCCAACCCCAAAACCGCTATAATGATCTTTGATTGCTACTATATCTCCAATTTTTATCTTATCAATTCCATATTTTTTTATTTCTTCCATATCATGAGTATTAATATCATAGTCGGTTCCTGCAGGATTTGAAGAGCCTATTCCTGAACCGGTAAGATGTGCTGGAATTTCTGCAGTAACAGGAACTATTAATTTTCCATCTTTTTCCTGGATTGGTAGCTTTTCTAATAACTCTGGATCAATATTAAAGACTTTTACCTCAGGATAATCTAAAAGTTCTAATCCTTGTCCCCACGCTTTGATTTGAATCTTGTCACCTACTTTCAACTTTTCCTTTTCGGGAAAATACACTAAAATATGGTTAATTCCACCATGCTTTCCTATCACAAACCCTTTCATTCCTTTAGCATCACCAGAAATAACCTCCGCTTCATTTCCAATACAAGCCAAGGTCATACAAGTTGAATTAAGTTTGTCGTTACTATTTTTAGTTGAAACATCCGGTTCAATATGATCACCATGCATTTTAAAAGCATTATCACCCAACCCAAAATTATAAGTTATTCCACCAACACCAGGAAAGTAAAATGCATTTCCTTTTCCATCAAGAACGGGGGTTCTGACCACAGGATGTGCTACTTCAACCATTATTGAAAGCTTTACTACCTTTTCTTTATTTGTAATCATTTTTTCACCTCCCTATACTCTTTTATGTTTCCAATCACCCTTTTTGTAGAAATAGACAGCTATTAAAAATTCTGCAATATCTCCAAATGTAAATGATAGCCATAACCATATAATCGATAATCTTAATATGTAAGAAAAAATATACATGATAGGAATTTGGATAAACCATCTTGAGAAAAGACTCATGAAAAAATATGGCATATTATAACCTGAACCAGTAAATACAATGCTTATACCGATACCATATCCAAGAAAAACTAATCCAATTACACTATATCTTAAAAATAACACCCCTATATCTATTATCTCACTTTCTTTTGTAAACAATTGCATCATTTCTGGAGCAAATACAACTATAAGAATTACAAAAATAAATGTTAAAGTAGCTGTAAGCCAACCAGATACTTTAGCAACTTTTTCTGCACGTTCTATCTTCTCAGCACCAAGTGTTTGACCAATTATTGCAGAGCCCCCCATTAAAAGTCCCATAAGTGGCATAAATAGAAATCCAAAAATCCTTCCACCAATGGTATATGCTGAAACTGCTGTTGTACCATACCTAGAAACAAAATAAAGTATTATTGTTCCAGACATGTTTCTCATAAAGACTTCAAAACCATTTGGCAAACCTACAATTATAAGCTTTTTATCAATTTCTAAGTTAAGTTTGAATAAACCTTTTATTGAAGGTTTAATATTTTCAATGCCACTAAACAAAAAGTAAAAACCTATTAAAAATGCAACTGTTTGAGAGACAATAGTTGCCCACGCAGCACCGGTAACTCCTAAATTTAAACCTTTTAATTTCAAAACAGGAATCTTTTCAAACATAAAAATTGGATCTAAAATTATATTCAATATACTCGACAAAATCATCAAATTCATTGGAGTTTTTGAATCACCAATACTTCTCAAAGCAGTATTTACCGAATAAGATGAAAACATAACTGGCAAGAAAAATATTCTTACATATCCATATTCAATTCCCAGACTTATAACTTCATAATCGTCTGAAAATAATCCCAATATTGGTTTTAAAAAAACAAAAAGGAAAAGACTACCTAATAATGCTATTAAAAATTTAAAAGTTATAGTCTGTTCTATAGCCAAATTAGTTCGCTTGTAGTCTTTTTTTCCAAAACTTTGCGAAATTAGAGAAATTGAACTTACTCCAATAATTTCATTTAATGCCTCAACAACCCAAAAAACTGTAGAGAAAATTCCTACACCTGCAATTGCCTTTGATGATATTTTCCCAATCCAAAAAAGATCAACAACATCATAAAACATCTGGAAAGAAAAGCCAATTGCAGTAGGAAGTCCCATAATCAAAATTTGTTTTAATATATTTCCTCTTGTTAAGTCTTTTGCTGGAATATTTTCACCCCCAAAAAAGATTATAACATTTAATATGATATAATTCTAAATGCTAACAAAATATATAGGAAGAAAAATATGCATCCTATATGGTATTTAAGACACCCACTCGGATATTTACTTAGAAAACGATACAATTTTGAAATATCTGGAAGCTTTCCAAAACCTCCATTTCTATTAATTGTAAATCACACTCAACAAGGTACATTGAAAAATCAATAAAAGATATTTTTAAAGTCCAAAAACTAAATAAATTAAGTAAAAATAACGACATATTTAATTTAAAAAGAATATTTTCACATAACAACCTACCATGTTTATTTACTTTATTTGACATAAGTTATATAATTTAACTGGAAGTTAATCGAAAGGAGGATAAATATGAAAGCCATATTAAAAGAAACAGCAGGTCCTGGTTTTGTAATGAAAGAAGTTCCAAAGCCAGAAAAATTAGGTCCAAGAGAAGTTTTAGTAAAAATTAGGCGTGCTTCTATATGTGGAACTGATGTCCATATATACAAATGGGATGAATGGTCTCAATCAAGAATAAATCCACCTCTAATTGTCGGTCACGAAATGGCGGGGGAAGTTGTTGCAATTGGGGACGCTGTAACACAAGTAAAGGTTGGAGATCTAGTATCTGCAGAAACACACATTCCTTGTGAGCATTGCGTACAATGTAAAACTGGAAGAATGCACGTATGTAAAAACCTAGAAATTTTAGGTGTTGATAGAAATGGGGTTTTTACAGAATACGCAGTAATCCCTGAAACAGTTCTATGGAGATTTTCAAAAGAAATTCCATTAGATTATGCATCGGTTATGGAACCATTTGGAAATGCAATCCATACGGCGCTTGTAACAGATCTTACAGGTAAAAAAGTTTTGATTACCGGTGCTGGACCAATAGGTTTAATGGCGATACAGGTAGCAAAGGCATCAGGTGCAAGTCTTGTTATAACCAGTGAAGTTGATCCAAATAGAATTCAAATGGCAAAGGAAAACGGTGCAGATATTGTAATTAACCCAGCAGAGCAAGATTTAGTAAAAAGTATATATACAATAACAGATGATGGAGTAGACATATTACTTGAAATGAGCGGAAATAAAAAGGCTTTAGAAGATGGTTTAAAATGTGTAACGATGGGAGGAGAAGCTTCACTACTTGGAATCTTTGGTGGCAGTATTGATATCAATCTAGACTCTCTTGTCATAATGAGAGGAATCACTATTTATGGAATCACAGGAAGAAAAATGTTTGATACATGGAAGGTTGCAGATGAACTTTTAAAAAGTAAAAAGGTTGACCTTTCAAAAGTTGTTACTCATGTTCTTCCATTTGAAGATTGGGAAAAAGGTTTTGAATTAATGTTAAACAAACAATGTGGAAAAGTTGTTCTAAATCTTGATTAGGGGGTGTAAGTATGTTTGATTACTCTATTTTTTCAAAAGAACTTGAAAGCTTAAAAGAACAAGGCCTTTATACATACATTAAAACTCTTGAATCACCACAGGGTGCATGGTTAACAATTAATGGTAAAAAAGTACTAAATTTGTGCTCAAACA contains the following coding sequences:
- a CDS encoding DUF4438 domain-containing protein, producing MITNKEKVVKLSIMVEVAHPVVRTPVLDGKGNAFYFPGVGGITYNFGLGDNAFKMHGDHIEPDVSTKNSNDKLNSTCMTLACIGNEAEVISGDAKGMKGFVIGKHGGINHILVYFPEKEKLKVGDKIQIKAWGQGLELLDYPEVKVFNIDPELLEKLPIQEKDGKLIVPVTAEIPAHLTGSGIGSSNPAGTDYDINTHDMEEIKKYGIDKIKIGDIVAIKDHYSGFGVGGFRKGAVSIGVVVHSNCVQTGHGPGIVVIMTSDKAIIEPKKVSKMNIKELF
- a CDS encoding MATE family efflux transporter — encoded protein: MGLPTAIGFSFQMFYDVVDLFWIGKISSKAIAGVGIFSTVFWVVEALNEIIGVSSISLISQSFGKKDYKRTNLAIEQTITFKFLIALLGSLFLFVFLKPILGLFSDDYEVISLGIEYGYVRIFFLPVMFSSYSVNTALRSIGDSKTPMNLMILSSILNIILDPIFMFEKIPVLKLKGLNLGVTGAAWATIVSQTVAFLIGFYFLFSGIENIKPSIKGLFKLNLEIDKKLIIVGLPNGFEVFMRNMSGTIILYFVSRYGTTAVSAYTIGGRIFGFLFMPLMGLLMGGSAIIGQTLGAEKIERAEKVAKVSGWLTATLTFIFVILIVVFAPEMMQLFTKESEIIDIGVLFLRYSVIGLVFLGYGIGISIVFTGSGYNMPYFFMSLFSRWFIQIPIMYIFSYILRLSIIWLWLSFTFGDIAEFLIAVYFYKKGDWKHKRV
- the tdh gene encoding L-threonine 3-dehydrogenase, whose amino-acid sequence is MKAILKETAGPGFVMKEVPKPEKLGPREVLVKIRRASICGTDVHIYKWDEWSQSRINPPLIVGHEMAGEVVAIGDAVTQVKVGDLVSAETHIPCEHCVQCKTGRMHVCKNLEILGVDRNGVFTEYAVIPETVLWRFSKEIPLDYASVMEPFGNAIHTALVTDLTGKKVLITGAGPIGLMAIQVAKASGASLVITSEVDPNRIQMAKENGADIVINPAEQDLVKSIYTITDDGVDILLEMSGNKKALEDGLKCVTMGGEASLLGIFGGSIDINLDSLVIMRGITIYGITGRKMFDTWKVADELLKSKKVDLSKVVTHVLPFEDWEKGFELMLNKQCGKVVLNLD